ctcctgGACTCTCCAAGAAAAATGTGgttcctaaccaaaaaaaaattaaagatggaaaaaacTGGATCTTTCAACAAAACTTGTCATGTCTCCTGTCTTCCCACTCTACCCTGCATGAGGACTGAGGACATCTCACGGTGACCAGTGACTTAGCGTCACTTTAAGGAAAGTATACTTAGAAACGGTTAGTGTGAATGCTCATGTTGTCTTGATGAATCCTGAGAAGGAAGTGTGTTTTGGCTATCCCAGGAGGCATTTAACCCTAGGGCCACTTCTGTGATTGGAGATGATCCCTTCTATGCAGTGAGAAAAGAACATGCGCACTGTGGATACTGAACATGCGCACTGTGAATACCGGCACAGTGTCGGGTGGCGGTGGTGTGTGCGGGTAAGAATCCATACAGATGTGGAGGATGGGTAGCCAGTTACAGGAATCGATTTTCTTCTTGAAAGGCATATCCTTCAGACGGGAACACCAGGGAAGGAGTGAATGCAGCTGACAGCTGAACAGGAACCGTGTGGAGCAGGTACGGACCATGGGGAGAGGTTGGATATGAACTCGCTGCTCCTGTGTCCTGTAAGACAGCCTCACACACTTTCCTAAGACAGCTCCTGAATCTCACTCTTGGAGAGGGTTTCTCATAACTCCTGATGAGTTTCTTACCTACACAGAAAGGTAAGGGAGATgaagagctgggggaggggcacgGCCGGGGCCGGGGGTTTGGGGTGGAGGGTGCGATGACGGCATATGACAGGTAAGAAATAAGATGAACTGTGGGGGCCTGGGGTAGGATGGGGATCCTCAAAGGAAAGGTGACCACATCGATGGGTTAAAAGTCTGATAGGGCTGAAAACGTGTGAGCTGTGAGTCTCCTCAGGGGAGACTGAGCTGAGAAAGTGCTGTTCAGACGAGATGCCAGAAAAGGTGAGATTGCCATATAGGAGAGTGGCTGCTATTTGTAATAAGCTCTAGGGAACTCGCCCTCAGGACAAAATTTCTCTGTGTCGCccgccctggctgtcctggaactcatttgtagaccacgctggtctcgaactcagagatctgactgcctctgcctcctgagtgctgggattaaaggcatgttctaATACTACCCAGCCTAAGGCAATATTAAACAAATACAAACTAAGTAGCCGGAAAGACTGCtcaagatgcttgctgccaagctcaatcctgacttgagttcaatccctggaaaaGGCCCAACTGCAGCAAATAACCTATTACAGTATAACCTCCACGTAGCACCatagcacactcacacacacatgttggcacacacacatactaaatgaagaaatgcaatttttaaaaaatagaactaTGGCGTAGCACAAAGGGACTGTCTTCCCTTTGTGTGTGACACACAGACATGTCACGTGTGAGAAGCGGCCGCTGCCTTGGGCTGAGAAGAGCCCAGCAAGACACAAATGTACAAGGTACTCTCTATCAAGCTGTGGTATGAGCAGGAGGCATCTTTAACAGGAAAGAGAATCGCTAGTCTGCGAAAGGCGTGGTGGTGTGTTAGGCGTCCTCCTAGAATTCTGTGAGCTCTCCGTGGGATGACAGGGCTTCCCTGCGTGTCTGGGGGAGCAATCCAACCACACTGTAGCACGGTGCACTTGAGACACCGGTATGAAGACACTGGATCGGAAGTGGTCACTTACTTTAAGGTTCTGACAAAGCTAAGAGTCGTGATGGTGTGCCCAAAGAAGTGGAAGGGCAACCTACATTGTGCACTGAGAAAGGAGTAAGTGTTGTACACAGTTGACCCCAGTGGAATATCAGCGAGGggatcactgaggaaagtcaggacaGTGGAATTCTCGACGGTCTCACTGAGACGGTTAAGAGGCCTAGCTAGCACTAGCAGCCGGTCACTTTCTGGTCTTTAAAGGAGAGATTGTATACGCAAGTCGACTTTAAAAATCATCATTGTTTTACATATACATCAGTGTTTAAACTCATCCACACATCAAGAACTGAAGACAACCATGATTCGTATGTCTGCAGTCATAATCTTTCAGCACCAGGCTCCCTCTACTGATTCCAGAATAATAAAGAACACTTCACGGGCATCTCCTGACTAGACTCAAAATATGGAAGCCAAGGCAAAGGAGCTTGCGCGGGAACAAAGGTGATCCTTAATAGGAGGAGCAGGAAGCTCAACACTTGAAGATGGGTGAAAATATAAACTGCTTTGAAAAGTACCTGTATAGGCAGaactatatacaatatatatatatgctacaatatacaatatatatatgctacaatatacaatatatatatgctacaatatacaatatatatatgctacaatatacaatatatatatgctacaatatacaatatatatactaactatatacaatatatgctactatatacaatatatatgctacaatatacatatatatgctactatatacaatatatatgctactatatacaatatatatgctacaatatacaatatatatatgctactatatacaatatatatgctACTCTTTAACCAATTCTTATCCACCAATGACAACACACAACTGTGTCATCAGCGGTGGCTATTGTAAAAACTCTCTATAATGAAACTCTCTAACTGCAGTCATCCACTGACACTTCTTAACTAGAACCAACTGCGGAAAGTGTTAAGTCAAGTGCCATGCAGGAGTGAGTGTGTGATAATTTTGTTGAGAAGTACGCTTGAGGTTAGGGTAAAGATGCAAAGTGTCTCCCATGAGAAGGGAAATGGGAGCGAAGCTCAGCCGCCCTGTGTTTACAAGAGGGAAGCTGGAAATTAAACAGCATCCTTAGCACTTTAGCtgtgagaagaggaagtggggtgATTTGCATAGACTTCAAACAATCTCACAACTATTGAGCAAACCAGcaaatcctggaaagaattagAGAGAAAAGCCAAAGTCAATACACTTCAAACCCCCTCGGTGTTTCCCAGCAACTAGCAAGAAAGCATCTTCTGCTGGTTCACACTttgcacaaaataaatattaagtcCGTTGTTGGTACTGTTCCAAAAAGTTAATATTTTACAGTTCGGAATTTTAGTTTAAGACTGCCTTTGAAGCTCAAAGAATGCCTTTTTGAAGTTATGTTTTCATAGACCTAGGAATCTGATCTGAGAATGAAAGATGCCATCAAAGATTTATTTACAAAGATGGTCATCAAaacctgtcttctctctctctctctctctctctctctctctctctctctctctctctccctccctccctccctccctccctccctccctcccttccttccttccttccttccttctttatctcctgagacagggttgttttttgagacaggagacggggtttctctgtgtagcccttgctgtcctggaacactgTAGActgggctgcccttgaactcccaGAGGTCCGCCTGCACTTCCTCCCGGGTGCTGGGTCTAAAGGCCCTAACACAGCCCAAACCTTCTTTCTTACAATTACTGTTCAACTCTTGCATCTCATGGCCAGAGTATAGCCTCACTCTCAGCTTCCAACAAAGATGTTCAGAAACAATGAATTAGCAGAAGAAAAGTTAGAAATTTCCAAATCAGGGACTGTCTGAACAAATTAAGTAAGttgtaatatatatcatatatttgccattaaaatattttgaaggcTAAACACATTGTGAAACATTCGAGAGaaaatgttaaacaaaaaaaGGGTACCAACAACAGAGACCAACAAATGTCAGTAAGTAAACGTGTGCCCAAAAGTAAAAGTTAACATGTGCACAAAAGAGggctagaaataaaaaataagaattaatGACAGAGGTTACTACTGGGCAGTAGAATCCTGGGTAGTTTACATTTTTACGGTTGTGGGGTTTGGTAGGTTGAAAACTGTCCATCATGAGAGTGACCCTGGGCTTTTGTTTGCAAGAgagattgttttttgttttcagtgcCCAGGGCAGCAGTGTGATAGGCAAGTTCTTCATAGCCAACCTACAATCCTGATATTAGCTAAAATATCAACGCTAAACAATAAAAAACGCTAGATGTTATTTAAACGTGTTTTTTTTATCATACTCTGCTAACATTCAGAtcggtaatttaaaaaaaaattacccactAAAAATCCTGgcgataggggttggggatttggctcaatggtagagcacttgcctagcaagcgcaaggccctgggttcggtccccagctccgaaaaaaaagaaaaggaaaaaaaaaaaatcctggcgaTAGGGCTCCGATTGTAGCTCCGACCGCTTGCCTAAGGTATAAAGTCCGGGATCCAGTTCCTAGGACCACCAAAACCCAAAGCACCATGGAGTGTAATAGTAGCTGCAGTGGAAGACGTAGTATCTTCATGAGCATTTCCTCTTCATTTTAGAACAACTCTTCACTAGGCAGATCCTTTAGATTCAGTGTCTAAAAGCACAGGTTAGAGCTAAACTTTGCTTTATATTTGAGcactgtatcaaaaaaaaaaaaaaaacccaacccaacttCTGCTTGGAGGTTATAGAGTGAATTATTTCTGATGTTATGCAAATGAAGACGAAATTTAACGCTTTTTCATCATAGTGAAATATAACGACCATTGTGGAGTTTAACAGGCACTGGGCCAGGTGCTCTACTGGAATGACCTTTGTTCTGTCACCCCGAAAGTTGGCTATTTTATTTAGATGCATAATAATTACCTGAGTCACCTGTCAGTCGTCATTTAGTCTGTAAAGagtttctctctccctgttctgAGAAATAGAAACCACAGACACACCTTGAAAACCCTGCAGGGTATAAACTGGCTTGGGCGAATCCTTTGCGCTGTAGGGGGCAGAGACCTTTTAATCAGGTCGGTTTGATACTGTCTTGCACTTCCTTACAGTAGGACAATGTATGGAGCAACGGTGCCATTACCTATTTAGCAATACCAAGCAATTTAACAAAACTGAGGGTTTTAAACATGATTAAGATTACTCTTTCCCTCTGCCTTTTATGGAGAACGAACTTGGGTAAAACttaagatatctgatatgtataGTGTTCCGGTCCCTGCAATAGCAGAAGTCCGGGCTTGCTGGGTCCTTATCAAACAAGGCCTGCATTTGTCAATGATTTCATTGAGTTCCGTAAACTTGCATTCTAGCTTTAAAAAGGATAATAATGCAAACTTTCTGTACTCTTGGTTCATAGTGATTTGGCTGgttctatttttataaaaatgtcgTAATTAAGTCCGTTTCTATACATTAAAACGTATATATTTTCACCATCACGTAAAATGCATGTCCCCAGAGGGCCCTTAAAGATAGTTATTATTTATCTTATATTCTGGCCACTATGTGAAATTCGAATCCAGGTTTGATTCCAACAAACGTGTCCCCTTCAAAACTTGTTGCCTAGCAACAAGTTCTCTGTGTCCAAGAAGAGAGGTTACCCATTCCCCCCCTAGAAGATAAGCTTGAGAGACTATTGAAATTTTCTAACAGTGTCCTCCCACCCTCTTTTGTGACCGAAGCAGTGAAGCATAAGACCTCCAACTGGCTGAGGTGCCTCAGTAGCAGCCCGGGCGGCGCAAAAGGGAACCCAGACTTGGCCCCGGGCTGGGTGGGAAAGGCGAGCCTGGTTCTAAACATCTGAACCGGATCCCTAGGAGAACTGATGTCGAGATCCCCAGGAAACCCATAATCTTCTCGGGGCGATCTCAGGTGCAGGGGATTTTTGTTCATTCATATCCAGAGGCATCCATCCCTCCCAACTCAAGGCATCTTTTCTTCCACAAGTTGTAACCCCCCAATGAAGCCACCTCGCCCCTTTCCCTCCGCCACCTAgagtcaggatcaggtatggacaCCGACtttccagtctccctgtctccagcCTTTCTCAAAGTAACCAGGGTACGTGGTCAAGCCTGCCCCAGGGTGTGTGCCCCCAACTTGCCCCGCAGCGTAACCCCCAGTACCTCGGGGCGCTGGGCCACCCGCGCCGCCCGCTCCGCCCTTCACGTGGTTCCTGCAGCTGGAACGgctcccgccccgcccccgccccgcgcTCTTCGCCCCGCCCCGGGCCCGCCGCGCTCCGCCCCGCTCGCCCCGCCGCTGCGTCGGGTGGTCCAGTCGCTGGGCAGCTCCCGTGGTTCCCGGGCCTCCTGCTGCAGCCCGTCCTGTCTCCATGGCGACTCGGCGTCCCAGGCTCGCGGCTCGGAACCCAGCTCAAGTGCGGAGCGGGGCTGGCCTTCCTGGTCTGGCCTTCGCGGAAACTCCTTGGCTGGGCGGCCAGAGGGTAAGCAGCGCAGTAATGACCGTGAGTAACTTCCCCGCACCCCCAGAAGTGGCGGGTCCCAACCTGCACCTTCGAACAGCACCTAATCCTGAAATTTTATCTACCACTCCAGGTTGGGCCTCTGGAACCCCTCGGCTGTCGAAGCACCCGCAGAGAAGGTAGGATGCTAGGTTGAGAGGAGGGAAAGTCTGCCTGTGTAGGGTTATCTCACCCTATCGCAAAATGAGAACCTTCCCTTCCATCCTAGGGCCTCCAGCTCCGCCCCCGTTGCTCACGATTCTTTTACTTACTTTTGCAAACAACTTAATGGTTTATAGAGACGAGCATATACCTAGGCTTGCCCTCTACCTGTAACTCATTTGGCACTGTGAACTTTGGCCCTCCTGGATCTCCCAGGAGAAAAGTTCGCACTACAAACTGCCCCTAAATCCAATCCGGATGACTTGAAATATCCAAAAATCAAGATTTTGACTTTTGACTCCTTGAACCACTCTGCACCACACACCAATAGCATTTAAATATTAAGTATCACGGTGGCACCGGTACTGTAAGGTGACTTACTTGCTGAAGCAAGTTTGTTCTTATCCCAAGAACGTTGCTTTTTAAAAGGAGatctggaaaaaaaggaaaaaacaaaaaactacgtTGTTTCATTCTCCTAACAACCAAAGTCAAATACTTGGCTCCCAAATACAAACACTTGTCTGTTTCTagggtttgggggtttgttttgaTCTCCAGAAAGCAAAGCACCTCAGCAGAAAAAATCTCTGTTGAGTTTCCAGAGCTCAATCCCCAAACTCTAGGGATTCCCACTGTACCCTCCCCACAGTTCCATTCTCTCACCCATGCATGGCAGTAAAGCTGTGTACTTTAGCTGTGCCCCCTGCTTCCGTGTCCAAGTAGGCCCAGTAGAACTGGTTTCGTTTCCGAGTACATGGTTCACGACTCTCCTTTCAAGGCCAAGCGATGGGTACTGACAACATAAGGAGGAGTTGAGGCGTTTACCTGTATTCCCAGTTAAGCTCTGTTGTATGTTCCCCTGAACAGAAGTCACGGGGTAAGGGATTGACTCAAAATTACAAGATCTGTCGAAATTTGAACACAGGCTGCCTCCAGCAAGCTACCATCCTGTCAAGGAGGAAAGACACAGTTTATATTTTAAGTACTTCTGGGTATAAGTGATGTGTGGTagaaattttcaattttaacCTGGGATTTTTAATCCCGCCTTTTTAACCATTTAGTttgcagacaacacacacacacacacacacacacacacacacacacacacacacacagcctttttatatttataataagccttaataaGCACTGCAGCTGGACAGAAATCTACCCTCTATGTTATTAAAACTTATTTTTGATTAATAATCCTGTTATTATTTACTatgttttatctgggctgctctttactccaattggccagccctcagggctgTGCTTTTTGACACTTAACCCATggtgtcttcctcctccttcctcccttctccttctcttcataGCCTCCCTCAGCCCCGAGGCTGGGAACATCAAGCACCACCTATGTGTCTTCTGTCCCGCTATAGGCTGTagacatctttattcaccaatcagaaatagcTTGGGGGTAAGGTCACATGGTGTCACTTAGATCTACGcagactctcttgtctctggggcAACTAAGTCTTGGGGACCCACACTTAACATTACAATACATatcaacagacca
This Rattus norvegicus strain BN/NHsdMcwi chromosome 3, GRCr8, whole genome shotgun sequence DNA region includes the following protein-coding sequences:
- the Erich2 gene encoding glutamate-rich protein 2 isoform X2; translation: MDTDFPVSLSPAFLKVTRVRGQACPRVCAPNLPRSVTPSTSGRWATRAARSALHVVPAAGTAPAPPPPRALRPAPGPPRSAPLAPPLRRVVQSLGSSRGSRASCCSPSCLHGDSASQARGSEPSSSAERGWPSWSGLRGNSLAGRPEGKQRSNDRWASGTPRLSKHPQRSLVPEFCIPEIPSNYLDKTEVVKAPKSRQNGRLLLCDPKEKLMSGSNKEKPQKSSFGRRPRLSSKLCTSPTQIPGGATVFSAR